ACCAACAGGAAATAATTCAAAAAGACCCCAGCATTGGGGTGGAATATTTGGGAACCCCTAAATGCACTCTTGACGCTTTTTTAGAATCAGTCGAGGTTGTTCCGCCTAAGCGAGGCTGGGATTTAGAAGAAGTTTTAAATACGGTAGTTGACTTCTGGGTGAACAATTCAGAAAATATCCAGTATTGGAACAAGCGGTTAAAGGATGCGGGAAGAGAGAATTTATTAGTTGCCAGAGTCGCTGATTTTAATTCCTTAAAGGCTGAATTTGAATCTTTGTTTGGGGAAATATAGATGAACTAAACTGCCTTACTTTCTAAGTGGATGTTTGAATCTTTGTTTGGGGAAATATAGATGAACTAAGCTGCCTTACTTTCTAAGAGGATGTTTGAATTATGTATGTAACTCTGAAATCTTAGATTTCTCCGCCAGCATCCCCATAAATTGGGGGACTTGAAGCGGTAACGTTAGAAAAAACACTTTTTAAACATCCTCTAAAGAATAATTGTAGGTTGAGTTTGTGGAAGCATCTGGGCGGAGTTTCTTAGGGGGCAGACAATAAAATAGAATTTCTTGCTAGGGCGCTAGGTTTTTGGACTCATCCCCTAACTTACGTGGGAGCGGAGTTTCTGGCGGATAACACTTATCGCTATTCCCTGCCAAGTCGCTTCAACCAGAATTAAGCTGTAAGCATAAGCAAACAGCCATTACTAGCCAACGTATTCCTTTAATAATACAGATGTACTAAACTGGGTTTTACCCAGTCCAGAGGTAAAAGCAGAAATGCTAAAGTCTTTGGTCAAGCGATCGCAACCGAGTTCTCGTGGAATACTTTGGCTTTCTCTTTTGGGCAGGCGATTGCACTGCCCCTACGACTCAAGACTATTGTGGTGGCAACAATGCAATAATTTGCTCCACAAACAGTTGATGATCGACCACTGGTTTAGAAATGTAGCTATCGGCACCGCTTTGCTTAAGGAAATTTTCCCGATCTCCCTCCATAGCGTGAGCCGTAACCAGGATAATAGGCAAATTAGCCGTTTGGGGATCAGCTTTCAACATTTGGGTAATTTTTATGCCATCAACCGACTTACCTTGGTAAACACTGTGTGCCAAGGATACATCCATCAAAATAATGTCAGCTTCTCCGGACTGGGCAATTTGCATTACCTCTTCTACATTTTCGGTATGCTTAACTGCCAAGCCACCTCGCTTGCTCAGAATCTTAGAAAAAACCCGAGCATTAATCGGATCGTCTTCTACAATCAGAACGGTTTTCATCGAGTTTTTCCTTTCATTGGTGCTTTTGTGCAGAGCCGTGGTCATAACTGCGTTTCCATCCTACTGTGAAAGGTTCTTTGTCACGTTGCCATTTGCTAAGCAATTTGTCATCAATCTCTAGATGCAAAAAAATTTTGTGTGTTCAGGAAATAGGAATTAAAACTCATGGCGAAACAATTGAACCTGCTGGCGACTGGACAGATCATCCCCACGCCTCTACACGCGGAGATGCAACGGTCATATCTTGAATATGCCATGAGTGTGATTGTCGGGCGTGCCTTACCCGATGTCCGCGATGGATTAAAGCCAGTTCATCGGCGTATTTTGTATGCTATGCACGAACTGGGATTGACTCCAGACCGCCCTTATCGCAAGTGCGCGAGGGTGGTGGGAGACGTTTTAGGCAAATATCACCCCCACGGCGACCAGTCGGTTTATGACGCTTTGGTGCGCCTGGTGCAAGATTTTTCCAGTCGCTATCCCCTACTAGCTGGTCATGGTAACTTTGGCTCGGTGGATAATGACCCACCAGCTGCTATGCGCTACACAGAGACGCGACTAGCGGCGATTGGCAATGAAGCGCTTTTGAGCGAAATTGGTGAGGCAACAGTTGACTTTATTGGCAACTTTGACAACTCCCAACAGGAACCAACTGTACTGCCAGCACAGTTGCCAATTTTGTTACTCAATGGTTGCGCTGGAATTGCCGTAGGTATGGCGACTAATGTACCGCCGCACAACTTGGGTGAGGTGGTGGATGGTTTAATTGCCCTTATCGATCGCCCTGATTTATCGGACGAAAAGTTATGGGAGCTGGTTCCGGGGCCAGATTTCCCTACTGGGGGCGAAATTATTGGCACGGAGGGAATTAGAGAAGCTTACAGCACTGGGCGCGGTATTATCCCGGTGCGGGGAGTGGCGACAATTGAGGAAATGCCAGCCAGTCGCGGTCGCCGAGGGCGGACGGCGCTGGTGGTGACAGAGTTGCCTTTCCAGGTGAATAAAGCATCTTGGATTGAAAAGGTGGCGGAACTGGTCAATCATGGTCGAATCGAGGGCATCGCCGATCTGCGGGATGAGAGCGATCGCGAGGGTATGCGCGTGGTGGTAGAACTGAAACGAGACGCCAACCCTCAAGATGTCCTCAGTAATCTCTACAAGCAAACTGCGCTGTGTACCAACTTTGGAGCGATTTTGCTGGCATTGGTAGACGGACAACCGCGCCAACTGACACTGCGCGAAATGTTGCACGAGTTTATCAATTTCCGCGAACAAACCCTGACTCGGCAGTATAGTCACGAGTTAGGGGAGGCAGAAAGACGTCTCCACATTGTGCAAGGGTTGGTAGCATCTTTATCTCAGCTGGATGCTGTAATTGAAATTCTGAGAAATGCTCCCGATGGTAGCAGCGCGAAAATCTCCCTGCAAGAACGGTTGAACATCAGTGAAGTGCAGTCAGATGCAATTCTGGCAATGCCAATGCGCCGCCTGACGGGGTTGGAGAGGCAAAACTTACAAGCTGAGTTTGAGCAACTTTCAGAGAGAATAGGAGTATTGCGGGTTTTACTAAGCGATCGCCATGAATTACTGAAAGCTTTGAAGAAAGATTTGCGAACTCTCAAACGTAAATTCGCAGATGCGCGTCGTACCAAAATAGTTGTCCCTCGTAAGTCGCGACAAACGGCTGAAACTAAAGAACGAAAAACTGACAAAAAAACCACAGCCGACAACCCACAACAAACAACAGACAATCCACAACCCTTAGAAGAAGTTACTCTGGAATTTACCCGCCGGGGGTATGTGCGGCGACTGTCAAAAAGTGGAAATAAATCAGCGTCTGGTAAAGGTAACGGTGGAAGTCGTCCAGATGATTTTGTGGTGCAATTAGAGCAGACTGACACTACAGCAGAATTAATAGTTCTGACTGGTGGCGGCAAAGCTTACCCGGTCAAAGTTCGCGATATTCCGCCCACAACTGGACAGTCGCGAGGCACGCCACTCATAACATTGTTGTCTAGTTCTGCTCAAGCTGCTGCTGAAACAATTCTTTCCCATTTTGTCTTACCAAAAGATCCGGAAAACGCCGATTTAATTCTTTTGAGCAAACAGGGGAAAATTAAGCGTTTACCAATGGTAGAACTTGCTAATATTTCCGGTCGCGGCTTGACGATAATTAAATTGAAAGAAGATGATGAATTGAAGTATGTCAACCTGACTAAAAGCGGCGAACATTTAATTTTGGCAACTACTGGCGGACGCTTGCTCAAGGTGGAAGTTACTGAGGAACAGTTCCCGGCAATGGGACGGGCAACGATGGGAGTGCAAGCATCGCGTTTGCGGCGTGGTGAGCAAGTTGTCGGGTGTGTAACACTGCGTCCTGATGATAGTGTATTGCTGGTTTCTGGGTTGGGTTACGCTAAACGCTTGCCTGAAAATACTCTGAGATTGGGAAATTTGGGCGACATTGGAACTCAGGTGATGCAGTTTACTGATAAAACTGATGTTTTGCTGGGAATGGTACCAGCTAGAAAGGGAGAGGCGGTAATACTGCTGACGAATCGAGAGCGAGTAGTGCGAAGTCCCATAGATTCAATCAGGTTTTGGGGGAAAGATGGGACAGGCGATCGCATTCTTCAACTCAGCGCTGACGAGAAAATCGTCAATGTAGTTATTGGTCAGTAGCTAATGGCTCATTGTTTTCTCTTTCCATTAGAGGATGTCTGAAAAGTCATCATCGAGACGCTTAGATGGTGGAGATCCCCCTTGTATCCCTCTTCTCAAGGGGGACTAAGACTTGATTCTCCCCTTTTTCTCTAGCGCAGCGGCTGGGAGGGATTAAATTAACTTTTGATTCTGGGACATCCTCTTAGCTATTAGTTATTGAGCCATAACTAATTAACATGAGCAGGCAAAATCCCGAAGGCTATTAATCGCGCCGGAAGGTCGCGTAAAATCGGCAAGCGGAGAATCGCTGGCAGTTTAAATTGCCGATTGGGATCGATCGCCGGGGCGATAATTTGCTTCTGGGCAAAAGACTGAAATGCCTGTATAGTTCGTGTCGGTAACTCGCGCCGACGCTGCACCGCCGCTAAATCGCTCAGTTTTAACTGCTCCGTCCTCAGCGGCTTACTCAGTACATTTGCCGCTACAACTGCATCTTGAATGGCGTAGTTGATACCAACTCCCCCGACAGGCGACATTACGTGAGCAGCGTCACCGATGAGCAGCAGCCCTGGACGATACCAACGCTTTAAGCGACTCGACTCGACACTGAGAAAGGCAATCTGCGACCAGTCGTGAAGATGCTGCACGCGATCGCTAAATTCTGGCACCACCTCTACAATTGCTTCTCGCAGCGCCTCCAGACCCGCAGCCCGAATCTGCTGGTAGCCACCTTTGGGGATGACATACGCAACTTGCCAGGTGTCGGAACGGTCAAGCATAGCCACTATCTTACCGCTACCAATGCGACCCATCAGACCCTCTAGGTCTTCTGGATGACGCGGTAAGCGGAACCAGAGGACATCCATCGGGGGTGAGGTGCTGATAGCTTCAAAGCCAGCCAGTTGACGCATTTTGGAGTGGCGACCGTCCGCGCCGACTGTAAGACGCGATCGCACTTCGTGCCAGCCACCGTGTCCCCGATATCGCACGCCCCGAATCTCACCATCTTCTTCAACTAGCTCCTGCACGTTTGCACCCAGCACCAGCACAAAGTTAGGGTAACGTTTTGCCTCCTCCACGATCAATTCCAAGAATCGCACCTGCGGCATTATCGTAATGTACGGGTAGGGAGTCTTGAGGCGACTGAAGTCGGCAAGCGTTAGCGAACCTGACGGGGTAATAATGCTCATTTGACGAATTTTGGTGTGAGGTAGCTGGAGCAAACGGTCAGCTAGTCCCAGTTGTTCCATAATCTCCATACTTGAAGAGTGAAGTGTATCCCCCCGGAAGTCGCGATCAAAGTCTTTGTGCGCCTCCAGCAGCATCACCCCAATCCCAAGACGCGCCATAAGTAGCGCCAGAACAGCACCCGCAGGCCCCCCACCTACGATGCAGCAATCTGTCTGCTGTACATCTATTACTTCGTAGGTTTTGGTTGTTTCCTGATTCTGAGTGGATGTTGTGTTGATAGTCATAAAAACAACTCCTTCTTGATTGACTGATTAATCAATAAATAGTTAGGAGTGAGGGATTCATAACTCGTAGCTTTTAACTCCTAACTCTTAACGCTCCTATTCCCCATATCCTTTTACAGGATTGCCTTTTTCCATGCCCCACAAAAAAACTTCAACCACAGTCGTCGCCATCGTCTGCGGGCTTAAATCCTGGGCATCAGGCTGTGGAAAAACCTCTCGCGAAAGAACGTAAGCGATCAAAGGGCCAATGAAACATCGTGCTGCTGCCCCTGGATTCATGGTTTGCAGCACACCTGCATCCATCTGCTTTTCTAGATAACGAGTTAAGAAGGCAAAACCGCGCCCAGGCCCAATGGTATTAATCATTTCAGCAACCAAAGGGCGGCGAGTTGCTTCACCTAACATCAGCTTCATCAGCGCGATCGCAGTGGGATTATCCACTATCTTGAGAAACGTGCTGGCAAAGAGGGTAAGCGTTTCCTGCGGTGGTTTGGTCATCATCTCTTCGCTGTGGGTGAGTAATTGCAGCAAAGGGATGCGTTGTTGTACTACCTGCTGGAACAGGTCGCTTTTATCCTTGAAGTAGTGGTAAATCAGACCAGGTGAGCCAATCTGAGAGGCTTGGGCAATATCTTTGTTGGTCGCCTTCTCAAAGCCTTTGCTGGCAAAGACTTCCAAAGCACCGTCAATAATCTGCTGTCGCCGACTCTCAAAGTCTTGCTCATCCCGTGCAGGCATGGTTCAATATTGATTGACTGATTAATCAATCATAAGCTAGCAGATAGCTAATAGCAAGCTTAAGCAGGATCTTTATTTTCGATTTAGATTTTATTTAGCTGTTGGGTAGGCAATGGGGGTAATACGGCTCGGATAAGCCCACAGGCTAAAGGGTGCGGCTACTGTTAACTGTAGGCGATAGGGGTTAATAGCCTACCTCAACGGCTTAGAAGAGTGTTATACGTTACCAGTTGGCACATCCAATCAATGTGCAACGCTGATTGTTGCGCTGCTTTGTAAGTAACCGAGAATAGATTGGTAGTGGATATTGATTTATCGTGGCAAAAGTTGTTATAGAGAACGTTTACAAAAGCTTTTCCGTTCGTAAAGGGGAAGTTGTCGCACCAGTAACGGCAGAAATGCTGACATCAGTAGATGAAGCAGACAAGTCTTCGCCCACTGGAAATACGAATGTCTTGCGACGGATTCATCTGACGGTGGAAGATGGTGAGTTTATGGTGTTGGTGGGGCCTTCTGGTTGCGGCAAAAGTACCCTGTTAAGGATTATTGCCGGACTCGAAGAGTTGACTGGCGGCAATATCTGGGTAGGCGACTCCTTGGTGAACGACTTACCGCCGAAGGAACGAGACATCGCGATGGTGTTTCAAAGCTACGCCCTCTATCCCCACATGACGGTTTATGACAACATCGCCTTTGGATTGCGACGCACAGGGAGAGGGGGAGAAGGGGAGAAAAACCCTTTACTCACTCCTAAGTCTTCTTTGCCAATTTGGGCGGAAAATCTGTTGGTGGAGATGACGCGATCGCTTCCTAAACATCTTCGCTACATACCCGAACGCGAGAAAGCGATTAATGAGCAGGTACGGACGGTTGCTCAATTGTTGCAAATTGAGCCACTCTTAAACAGGTTGCCAAAACAACTATCGGGAGGACAAAAGCAGCGAGTTGCATTGGGACGAGCGATCGCGCGTAACCCCCAAGTGTTTTTGATGGACGAACCCCTATCTAACTTAGATGCTAAACTCCGGGCGGAAACTCGGGCCCAAATTGTCAAGCTTCAGCGACAACTAGGTACGACAACAATATACGTCACCCACGACCAAACTGAAGCGATGACGATGGGCGATCGCATTGCGGTGATGAATCACGGTAAAATCCAGCAAATCGCCGCACCTTTGGAAATTTACAACCATCCTGCTAACCGCTTTGTGGCGGAATTCATCGGTTCTCCGCCGATGAATTTTCTCCCAGTACAGGTGAAAGCCCCTTTGTTAATTACCCATTCTCAGTTTCGCCTCACCTTACCTGATATTTGGGCATCGACACTGCAAAAATACGACACGCGATCGCTTACTTTAGGCATCCGTCCCGAACACTTAAGTATCGGCGTTCCCGCCCCTAAAAATCTACAGGTGCGAGTTGATTTGGTGGAAGCACTAGGCAACGAAACTTATTTATCTGTAACTTTGCTTGATTCACCCACCACATCTCCCTTACAAGTCCGAATCCCACCAGATAAAGAGGTGAAAATAGGCGATCGTTTGTGGTTATCCTTAACACCAGAAAAAATTCATTTCTTCGATCCACAAACTGGCATGGCAATCACCTCGCGTTAGTAATGAGTCATTAGCAATGAGCTAATGACTCATTACTAACTTTATTACCATTAGCTATTGATTAACTTATGACACTAATAAACGCCCGCAATTTATCTATAGACGATGTTCATCGTATTTTAAGATTTCAAGAGCAGTACAACGGATCATTCACACCTTTATTATCGCTAGAAACTCTGACAGAATTTGAACACCAAGAACTTGTACAAATTAGAAATGACCTTTAGCACTACCTATCAGTAGGAAAAGTCTTATAAGGACAAGTAAAGAGATGCTCCCAACCCAACAAAACTAATATTAGCTTTGGGTTTAATTACCTCAAACGCCACGCCCCTCAACGCGGGGAACCCGCGCACGGGGGGGGCTCCCCAACCTACTTGCTTCTACAAATTTGGTAATTTAATCCTGTGCCTGGTTTTTAAAAACTCTGTTTTTTCAAGCTTTCTATAACTTCAATCAATTCGTGAGGATTGTAAATTAGAAAATCTGGATTATGCTTGGCTAACACTTCTTTGGAATTAAACCCCCAGCTGACTGCGATCGCTTTCACATTACTTTTTCTAGCTGCTTCTATATCTCTAGTTTCATCTCCAACATAAATAACATCTTGTTGTTTGATTTTATGTTGTTTTAAAAAACTATTTATTACCTTGTGCTTGCCAAAAACAGTAGGAGCTGAGTAAAGAAAATCAAAGACTTCTAAAAATACGTTATTTTCCAAAAATAATGTCACATTATCTTGGGAATTAGAAGTAATAATTCCTAAAGTATTACCTTGAGCTTTTAGCTCTATAAGAGCTTCTTTAATTCCGGGAAATGGTTTTAGCTCTTGAATTTTATTATTTAAGCCTGCTCTAACTTTCCTCAGCAGAAAGGGTAACTTAAAGAAGGAAACGCCAGATTTGTGAATAATTTCTCTAGAACTTAAATTTCGGAATTGTTCTATATCCTCTAGAGTGGCTAGCTTATAACCAAATTCTAAGGCTAAACAATTAGTAATACTCACAATGGCATCGAACGTATCAGCAATTGTGCCATCAAAATCAAAAATAATGGCTTTTTCGGTCATCGGTTTGGGTGTATCTCAACTTGGGATAAATTTTGTTTTGGGTACCGCCCACATCTCCACCCTATTTTATTGGTTTAGTTGCCTGAAGCTTCTAGATTTGTTCTGGCATTGCGCCGCAACATCTCTGGTTTGATCCGCCGCAGGGCTGAGGCTGGAAACCGACGATCCCATTCTTCATCAGAAATTTCAGCTAGTTCTGTTAAAGTGGGAGCCACATTTGCAGGATAAGGCTGAAACTCTGCAACATCAGTAGGCTTAGCGAAACGCTGGTTCCAAGGGCAAACATCCTGGCAGATATCGCAACCAGCAACCCAGCCTTGTAAATGGGGGGCGATCGCATCCGGCAACTTTTGAGTTCGATTCTCAATCGTGTGGTAAGCGATGCACCGCGAAGCGTCTACCACAAAGGGCTGAGTAATTGCACCCGTAGGACAAGCATCTAGACAACGAGTACAAGTCCCACAATGTTCAGTATGAGGCAAGTCAGGCGTTAAGTCGAGGTTAGTCAAAACTTCCCCCAAAAATACCCAAGAACCGTACTCTCGCGTAATGACATTCCCGTTTTTGGCAATCCAGCCAATCCCAGCCTGCTGCGCCCAGACTTTATCTTGCACTGGCCCAGTATCAGCATAGTAACGTGCCTGAATACCTTCGCCTTGTTCTTGCAACCAGTTAGCTAGTGCTTTCAACTTTTTATGCAAAACTTTGTGATAATCCCGTCCCCAACCGTAACGGGAAATTTTCGCATATTCGCTGCCTTCGGGGCGCTGCTGAGGCGTGTAATAGTTGAGGGCAACACAAATAAGCGATCGCGCCTCTGGCATCACCAGGCGAATATCCTGACGCTTGGGATTCGCCATCCATTCCATATCTGCCTGATAGCCTTGTGCCAGCCACGCCTGCAATCTCTGCGTCTCTAAACCGTCTGCTGCCCCATCTACAGCCGCAATTCCCGCCTTGTGGAATCCCAACTCCAAGGCGAGTTGCTTCACCTGACTGCTGCTGACGGAAACTTTCACACTCATTTTGGATACGTTTTTAATTATCCGAATTTCATTCTAACGTCAATAAAAAACTATATAGTTTAGCTTTTCTGTACTGTTTTTCTTATAAAAATGTCTAATGAGAACATTTTGGGAAAATCCCTCTAAAAGAGCAGGTATAAACCTGCTTTTTTGTTTAATACTAATAGCGTGGTTTCTTCTTAAACTGATGACACTTGCCGACAATTTGCCCGCAACCGAATCTGTTTCTACCACTGAGTTGAAAATTGAAGGACTAAATGAGCCAGTGGTACTGCGTTACTTTGAAACGATGAACGCAAGTGACTTTGAAGCAACAGCTGCTTTGTTTGCAGAAGATGGAGCAATGAACCCTCCGTTTGAGTCGGCGATAGAGGGGCCAGATGCGATCGCATCTTACCTGAAAGCAGAAGCCCAAGGATTTACACTTTCTCCCCGTCAGGGAATTGCCGAAACTTTAGAAGACACTAATACACAAGTCCAAGTCAGCGGCAAAGTACAAACACCTGTGTTTGGTATCAATGTCTCCTGGCTATTTATCCTTAACCCAGAACATCAAATTATTTCCGCCACCATCAAACTCTTGGCATCTCCCCAAGAACTCTTAAATCTACGCCGCTAAACGATATTGTCTCTCGTTAAGAGTCACAGACTGAGAATGCCTACCGTGTTAACAAAGCGGCGGGTAAGCGCCGCTTCGTTAACACGCTTAAATTTGAAGAGGAAGGAGGCACCTCCCAATCGGCGTTCCGAGTCCCAGTTTGGAAACGAGGGCAATTTGATTACGCTGCTGATTGTTGCCAAGAAAGTGCCAACATCTCACGCCATAACTCTAGATCCTTGGGAGCGCATACCCAATCTGGGTGACTTGTCCGCAGCAGACTTTCGAGTGTTTCTTGGTCAAAAAGGTGCCATACGGGTGCGCCATTCACAACAGACGCTACGGCAAAGCAATTTTCGCTGATACAGTGAATTGTACAAAAACAGGTTGTCCGCTCTATCCTCATCTGCTCCTCTGGCTGCATAGCTCTAAACAGCCGGATTGTTTGCTTCCACTCATCCAGAGAGCATACATTTAAGCCAGGAATTGCTACTTTCAGAGTGCGATCGCCATTTACCGCAATCCAGTAGTAGCGTGCTGGATCGATTCCCTCCAGCCAGGGTGATTCATCATCAAGGCGGTAACGTGGAGCCAGGGGAAACAACTGTTTCATAGCGATCGCCAACGCAAAATTAAAATTTAATGTCTTAACTTTTTCAAATAGTAAATATTAATTAGATTAAATCAATTCTTCTTAGTAAAACTTGACAAACAGGTTTTTTCTTGAAGCTCCTTTACAAAGCTATCCCATCCCCATTGTCAACAACCAGCTTTAAAAGGTAAGCAAATTTTAGGTCAAAAGCTTTGCTTGAGTCCCCTGCGTTTAACTGTAAGACACCCTAATTGAATATTCCCTGATACGTCCCTAAGCTTTAGTTGCCTCTGGTAAACTTGCTTCCAGCTTCAGACAGTTGCGACCATTTACCTGTAAGCGGTATTCCACCCTGTCCATCAGTCGGTTCATAATTAACCAACCATAGCCGCTTTCCTGTTTATCATCCGGGTTGGGTGGTAGATAAGTTGATAAATCAAATCCCTGACCGTGATCCCAAATTTCTAGAGCAATATCCCGATCTTTCAGCTCCAGACGAATCAACACTGGCAGATTTGGTTGATCTCTATGAGCATGACGCACCACGTTTGAGTATGCCTCCACCAAAGCCAATCGTAAGCGATTCGATTGACGAGGCCAATCAACCGAGTCGGTCAGCTCAACTTCCAAACAGCCCAGCAGCCAGCTTTCGACAATCGTCAAAAACTTTAAGTCACTTGGTACGTGCAGCTCAGTTCTCATTTATTTAAAGAACCTCCAGAGAGAGTATAGTTTGGTCGTCTTCCTGAACGTTGTTCGTCTGTTCTCGAATGCGGGCTAATAAGTTGGTCAAATTGAAAGGCGCTGGCTCTTGCCTAAGAAGTTTCCAAAGACCATCTTGTGTCAGCATACTACCCTGGGGTTCTAAGCTCCCACCAACATCAGATTGACCCGGTTCGAGCGACTGAGTGACAGTCGCTTCGGTGATCCCGTCACTCGTCAGCAAGAATATTTCCCCTGCATTTAAAGTTACCTGTCCCTGCTTGGCTTTCCAGACTGGTAAAATCCCTAGAGGAATGCCACGAGTCTTCAGGAAATTCGGCTCAAGTGCCGAGTCCTCAAGTTGTGCTGATTGTTGCAACACTGCTTGATGCGACCATATGAGGGGATAGATGTGACCAGCATTGGCATAGACGAGAGTATGATCTGCTGGAGTATAACGAGCCAGCACCATTGTAATAAAGCAGTTAGTGCTGACTAAATCATCTGACATAATACTGTTTAAATTCCGCATTACGACATCTGGCTCCGGAGAAATTTCTTGAGCCAGTTCCCGGCGCAACACGGAAATCGCACTAGCCATAAATAATGCGGCTGGTACACCTTTACCAGATACATCTCCTACTGCCAGCCAGATGTCGCCTTGGGGATGGAAATATACTTCAAAAAAATCACCCCCCACTTCTCTAGCTGCTACGCAACAGGCTTGTACCTTAAGACCTTCTACTTCTGGCCAGCTTTGCCGCAGTAGGTTGTTTTGAATTTGCCGTGCTACCTCTAGTTCGGCGCGCATTTGCTGAGCCTGCTGTTGCGTGCGCTGGTAGAGTTTTGCCTGAGAAATTGCCAATGCTGCTTGTTCGGCAACACCTTCAATTAGCTGCACTTCTTGGGGTTCCCACATCCCATTTTGAGTGTCCTGATAGAGGCAGAGAACTGATTGCTGCTGCTGCTGGTAGATCAGGGGTACAACTAGATGGGTGTATTGCGTTCCTTGTTCTTCGCCTTGAGCCAATTGTGTTTGGTGAGTCTCAAGGGCAGCTTCCAGGGCGGAATCAATATTAGGGAATTGACTAGCGGCGGCATTAGGATCTTGGTATGAGAAGGCTTCGCTCGTCAAGCGATCGCCTTCTACTGGTCTGAGAATACAACGGCTTGCCTCAAATGTCTGACCGATTGTATTGACAACCGTTTGCAGCATACTGTTGTAGTCCAGTGACTCCCGAATGGCAGTTGTCACCGCATTAAACAGTTCTTCTCGTCGCAAAGCACGGCGCAGTTCGTTTGTTCTTTGCTTTAGAACCTTGTAGGTTTCTGAGGCTTGTTGAACTACTGCTTTCAGGTTCTCTGGGTTCCAGGGTTTGGTGATGTATTTGAATACCTGACCTGAGTTAATTGCATCCACCAAGTCTTCAACATCGGTGTATCCGGTTAACAGGATGCGAATTGTATCAGGGAAGCGCTCAACTGTTTTGCTTAAAAATTCCGTGCCGTTCATCTGGGGCATTCGCTGGTCAGAGATAATCACAGCCATTTCCCCTTCTGCCTCCAATACTTGCAGCGCCAAGGCGGCACTGTCGGCTTTGAAGACTCGAAAATCTCGGCGGAATGTTCGATACAGCAAATCTAGGTTGTCATGCTCATCATCAACCACCATCAGTTTGAGTTTGCTCCCTTCTGCCTGACTCATCGGCTCATACCAATTTTGGATTGTGGATTGTGGATTGTAGATTGTGGATTGGAAAAAAGGTAATTACTAACACCCCATTTTTGCTTTTCACCTCTTCCCCAGTCACCTCCTCTCCATATATCGCTTGAGGGTTAAGATTAAACATCGACAGCTTAAGGGTAATCCAAATGGTCATACTTTGTTTTAATACAGCCAACCGGAGACAACGCTAAAAGCGTTTTTACCCTGTCAGATGCCGCTGGTTGATGATTTGGTCAGAACGACAGCTGATAAAACGTTTAAAATGCAAAATTAAA
This genomic window from Funiculus sociatus GB2-C1 contains:
- a CDS encoding ketosteroid isomerase family protein; protein product: MTLADNLPATESVSTTELKIEGLNEPVVLRYFETMNASDFEATAALFAEDGAMNPPFESAIEGPDAIASYLKAEAQGFTLSPRQGIAETLEDTNTQVQVSGKVQTPVFGINVSWLFILNPEHQIISATIKLLASPQELLNLRR
- a CDS encoding SpoIIE family protein phosphatase, which encodes MSQAEGSKLKLMVVDDEHDNLDLLYRTFRRDFRVFKADSAALALQVLEAEGEMAVIISDQRMPQMNGTEFLSKTVERFPDTIRILLTGYTDVEDLVDAINSGQVFKYITKPWNPENLKAVVQQASETYKVLKQRTNELRRALRREELFNAVTTAIRESLDYNSMLQTVVNTIGQTFEASRCILRPVEGDRLTSEAFSYQDPNAAASQFPNIDSALEAALETHQTQLAQGEEQGTQYTHLVVPLIYQQQQQSVLCLYQDTQNGMWEPQEVQLIEGVAEQAALAISQAKLYQRTQQQAQQMRAELEVARQIQNNLLRQSWPEVEGLKVQACCVAAREVGGDFFEVYFHPQGDIWLAVGDVSGKGVPAALFMASAISVLRRELAQEISPEPDVVMRNLNSIMSDDLVSTNCFITMVLARYTPADHTLVYANAGHIYPLIWSHQAVLQQSAQLEDSALEPNFLKTRGIPLGILPVWKAKQGQVTLNAGEIFLLTSDGITEATVTQSLEPGQSDVGGSLEPQGSMLTQDGLWKLLRQEPAPFNLTNLLARIREQTNNVQEDDQTILSLEVL
- the queG gene encoding tRNA epoxyqueuosine(34) reductase QueG; the protein is MSVKVSVSSSQVKQLALELGFHKAGIAAVDGAADGLETQRLQAWLAQGYQADMEWMANPKRQDIRLVMPEARSLICVALNYYTPQQRPEGSEYAKISRYGWGRDYHKVLHKKLKALANWLQEQGEGIQARYYADTGPVQDKVWAQQAGIGWIAKNGNVITREYGSWVFLGEVLTNLDLTPDLPHTEHCGTCTRCLDACPTGAITQPFVVDASRCIAYHTIENRTQKLPDAIAPHLQGWVAGCDICQDVCPWNQRFAKPTDVAEFQPYPANVAPTLTELAEISDEEWDRRFPASALRRIKPEMLRRNARTNLEASGN
- a CDS encoding HAD-IA family hydrolase, which encodes MTEKAIIFDFDGTIADTFDAIVSITNCLALEFGYKLATLEDIEQFRNLSSREIIHKSGVSFFKLPFLLRKVRAGLNNKIQELKPFPGIKEALIELKAQGNTLGIITSNSQDNVTLFLENNVFLEVFDFLYSAPTVFGKHKVINSFLKQHKIKQQDVIYVGDETRDIEAARKSNVKAIAVSWGFNSKEVLAKHNPDFLIYNPHELIEVIESLKKQSF
- a CDS encoding ATP-binding protein — protein: MRTELHVPSDLKFLTIVESWLLGCLEVELTDSVDWPRQSNRLRLALVEAYSNVVRHAHRDQPNLPVLIRLELKDRDIALEIWDHGQGFDLSTYLPPNPDDKQESGYGWLIMNRLMDRVEYRLQVNGRNCLKLEASLPEATKA